In Pseudoalteromonas sp. NC201, a single window of DNA contains:
- a CDS encoding aromatic amino acid transport family protein gives MSNSSEAMMEMNTISDGRWTQHDTHWVLSLFGTAVGAGILFLPINIGIGGFWPLVIMTVLAFPMTYLAHRGLARFVLSSKQKNADFTDVVEEHFGAGAGRLISLLYFFSIFPILLIYGVGLTNTVDSFIVNQLGFESPSRILLSGLLVAGMIAIMLGGEKLLLRAFAILVYPLVGVLLFLSLYLVPNWQMPVVSTPDVASLAELLWLSVPIVVFSFSHAAAISSFANVQRRHYKSEAVQKSEAILRTTSIMLIVFVLLFVFSCVFSLTPEQMEEAKSANVSVLSYLANVYNNPFIEMLGPLVAFIAITSSFLGHFLGARESFNGLATKQTSMSYKLADKLGVVFMFVAIWVCAVLNPSILDMMGAISGPIIAMILFIMPTIAVFKVPALQKYKSHIGTYFVLFVGLLAVSALLYNMLG, from the coding sequence ATGAGTAATTCCTCTGAAGCGATGATGGAGATGAATACCATCAGCGACGGGCGCTGGACCCAACACGACACACATTGGGTATTAAGTTTATTTGGCACTGCGGTCGGCGCAGGTATCTTATTCTTGCCAATTAACATAGGTATTGGTGGTTTTTGGCCACTCGTTATCATGACAGTGCTTGCCTTCCCTATGACCTATTTAGCACACCGAGGATTGGCCCGGTTCGTCCTTTCATCAAAGCAAAAAAATGCCGATTTTACGGATGTAGTAGAAGAGCACTTTGGCGCAGGTGCTGGCCGTTTAATTTCCTTACTTTACTTTTTCTCTATTTTTCCTATTTTGCTTATCTATGGTGTTGGCCTAACCAATACCGTCGACAGCTTTATTGTCAATCAACTTGGCTTTGAATCGCCATCTCGTATTTTACTCTCCGGTTTGCTCGTTGCCGGGATGATTGCCATTATGCTAGGCGGCGAAAAGCTGCTACTGCGTGCTTTTGCTATTTTGGTTTACCCGCTGGTTGGGGTATTACTGTTTTTGTCACTCTATTTAGTGCCCAACTGGCAAATGCCGGTGGTAAGCACGCCAGATGTTGCAAGCTTAGCCGAATTGCTTTGGCTATCCGTTCCTATCGTAGTATTTTCATTTAGCCATGCAGCCGCCATTTCTAGCTTTGCTAACGTGCAGCGTCGTCACTACAAAAGTGAGGCAGTTCAAAAATCAGAAGCGATCCTTCGTACGACCTCCATTATGTTGATAGTGTTTGTTTTGCTATTCGTATTCTCCTGCGTATTCTCTCTAACACCAGAGCAAATGGAAGAAGCAAAATCGGCGAACGTCTCTGTTTTATCCTATTTAGCTAACGTGTATAACAATCCATTTATTGAAATGCTTGGCCCCCTTGTGGCATTTATCGCGATTACTTCGTCTTTCCTAGGCCACTTCCTTGGTGCACGTGAAAGCTTTAACGGCCTTGCAACCAAGCAAACGAGTATGAGCTACAAGCTTGCTGACAAGCTAGGCGTGGTATTTATGTTTGTTGCTATTTGGGTGTGCGCCGTATTAAACCCAAGTATTTTGGACATGATGGGGGCTATCTCAGGCCCGATTATTGCGATGATCTTGTTTATCATGCCAACCATTGCCGTGTTTAAAGTACCGGCACTACAAAAATACAAAAGCCACATTGGCACTTACTTTGTACTATTCGTCGGCTTGCTGGCGGTTTCTGCATTACTGTATAACATGCTAGGCTAA
- a CDS encoding peptidylprolyl isomerase, translating to MFKLNSLLLASTLLGSFAANATIVEFQTSHGSFQVNLFDESTPKTVENFLKYVDNGRYSDTVIHRVIPDFVVQGGGFKYEGDVPLDAIATYDAVKNEPKWSNVKGTIAMAKVANRPDSATSQWFFNLVDNSKNLDVDNGGFTVFGQVTDSGMDIIEAIAKIPRCGNVPLVNFTDEQCKDSNSEPGAANFVTINAITVLDDDPKSAQGLSPKANTLIDQVPDKPSTDSDSSGGSMFAGLMLLAGIVGFRRRFHR from the coding sequence ATGTTCAAGCTAAACTCTCTATTGCTCGCTTCAACTTTGTTGGGAAGCTTCGCTGCTAATGCAACGATTGTCGAATTTCAAACTTCTCATGGTAGCTTTCAGGTCAATTTATTTGATGAAAGTACGCCTAAAACCGTGGAAAACTTTTTGAAATACGTAGATAACGGGCGTTATTCTGATACGGTAATTCACCGCGTTATTCCAGATTTTGTTGTGCAAGGTGGTGGCTTCAAATATGAAGGAGACGTGCCTCTTGATGCCATCGCTACTTACGATGCTGTAAAAAATGAACCTAAATGGTCTAACGTAAAAGGCACTATTGCAATGGCAAAGGTAGCAAATAGACCTGATAGTGCGACAAGCCAATGGTTCTTTAACTTGGTAGACAACAGTAAAAATTTGGACGTTGACAATGGTGGCTTCACGGTCTTTGGTCAGGTGACTGACAGTGGCATGGATATAATAGAAGCGATAGCTAAAATTCCTCGTTGTGGTAATGTGCCATTAGTTAACTTCACTGATGAACAGTGTAAAGATAGCAATAGTGAGCCGGGTGCAGCTAACTTTGTAACCATAAACGCAATTACTGTACTAGATGATGATCCCAAATCAGCTCAAGGCTTAAGCCCAAAAGCAAATACCTTGATTGATCAAGTGCCTGATAAGCCTTCAACTGACTCTGATTCATCTGGCGGTTCAATGTTTGCCGGCCTTATGTTGCTGGCTGGTATTGTCGGATTTAGACGTAGATTTCATAGGTAA
- a CDS encoding ABC-F family ATPase: protein MLSCNNITMQFGAKPLFENISVKFGDGNRYGLIGANGCGKSTFMKILSKELEPSAGNVNYDPNERIAKLNQDQFAYEQYTVVDTVIMGHKELWEIKQERDRIYSLPEMSEEDGMRVADLETQFAEMDGYSAEAKAGELLLGVGIPTEQHYGLMSEVAPGWKLRVLLAQVLFAEPDIMLLDEPTNNLDIYTIKWLEDVLNQRDCTMIIISHDRHFLNSVCTHMADIDYGDLRIYSGNYDEYMFAATQARERLLSDNAKKKAQIAELQQFVSRFSANASKAKQATSRAKQIDKIQLEEVKASSRQNPFIRFEQEKPLFRNALELISLSQGYDDTLFSDLNGLVEVGEKVAIIGENGAGKTTLLNTLAGRKAPQAGEYKWSENANIGYYAQDHADEFEKDLDLFQWMEQWQQPGDDEQVVRGFLGRMLFSQNDIKKSVKVISGGEQGRMLFGKIMMHKPNILLMDEPTNHMDMESIESLNLALEQYEGTLFFVSHDRQFVSSLATRIWEIKDGKITDFHGTYDEYLAKKAAEAV, encoded by the coding sequence ATGCTTTCGTGTAACAACATCACTATGCAGTTTGGTGCAAAACCACTGTTTGAGAATATTTCCGTTAAGTTTGGTGACGGCAACCGCTATGGCCTAATAGGCGCTAACGGCTGCGGTAAATCCACCTTTATGAAAATCCTAAGCAAAGAGCTAGAGCCAAGTGCAGGTAACGTAAACTACGATCCAAACGAGCGCATCGCTAAGCTAAATCAGGATCAATTTGCCTACGAGCAATATACGGTTGTAGACACAGTGATCATGGGTCATAAAGAGCTGTGGGAAATCAAGCAAGAGCGCGATCGCATTTACTCATTACCAGAAATGAGCGAAGAAGACGGCATGCGTGTTGCCGACCTTGAAACGCAATTTGCTGAAATGGATGGCTATTCCGCAGAAGCAAAAGCGGGTGAATTACTCCTCGGTGTGGGTATTCCAACCGAGCAACATTATGGCTTGATGTCAGAAGTTGCTCCTGGCTGGAAATTGCGTGTACTACTTGCACAGGTATTATTTGCAGAGCCAGATATCATGCTCTTAGACGAACCAACCAACAACTTGGATATCTATACTATCAAGTGGTTGGAAGACGTATTGAATCAGCGTGATTGTACTATGATCATCATCTCGCACGACCGCCACTTCTTAAACTCAGTGTGTACACACATGGCGGATATCGACTATGGCGATCTGCGTATTTACTCAGGTAATTATGATGAATACATGTTTGCTGCGACGCAAGCTCGCGAGCGCCTGTTGTCAGACAATGCTAAGAAAAAGGCGCAAATCGCTGAGCTACAGCAGTTCGTTTCGCGCTTCTCTGCAAACGCCTCAAAAGCGAAGCAAGCGACATCTCGTGCTAAGCAAATTGACAAGATCCAACTGGAAGAAGTTAAAGCATCAAGTCGTCAAAATCCATTTATTCGCTTTGAGCAGGAAAAGCCGCTATTCCGTAACGCACTTGAGCTTATCTCACTATCACAAGGTTATGACGACACCCTATTCTCTGACCTAAATGGCCTTGTTGAAGTCGGCGAGAAAGTTGCCATCATCGGTGAAAATGGTGCCGGTAAAACGACACTACTCAACACCTTAGCAGGCCGTAAAGCGCCGCAAGCAGGTGAGTATAAATGGTCAGAAAACGCCAATATTGGTTACTATGCGCAAGACCATGCTGACGAATTTGAAAAAGATCTGGATCTTTTCCAATGGATGGAACAGTGGCAACAGCCAGGCGATGATGAGCAAGTCGTACGCGGCTTCCTTGGCCGTATGCTGTTCTCTCAAAATGACATCAAAAAGTCAGTTAAGGTGATCTCAGGTGGTGAACAAGGCCGTATGCTATTTGGTAAAATCATGATGCATAAGCCAAATATCCTACTAATGGACGAACCAACGAACCACATGGATATGGAATCAATCGAGTCTCTCAACTTGGCACTTGAACAATACGAAGGTACGTTATTCTTCGTATCGCACGACCGCCAATTTGTCTCATCACTCGCAACGCGTATTTGGGAAATTAAAGACGGTAAGATCACCGACTTCCATGGTACGTACGACGAATACCTCGCGAAGAAAGCGGCTGAAGCCGTATAA
- a CDS encoding T6SS phospholipase effector Tle1-like catalytic domain-containing protein, protein MKIVEEKHNWLIDQQIDELEVLPPHTTTAHLPSEIRTQLKPHASDWIVLQQRHNWRHVKRDEFTRVFIKTKKGLQSVRSGSAAGSREQLIIVKRKSYFKAEIRNNAFTSSGGVDPNQPIGASQLDPLTPVEQVLASINVDKSPEVAEKRILVSLEGELAVSFVILGANTPTLSRASEGTTQTPLIFGKLSEDGRYSLKAKILGVPEQVLFNNVPYADLLDIEKVKALKIGAEGGVQLIKHRVSGEGNVHLYFISEPPSIGIFFDGTGNNKYNDILDPFDDKEPTNIAKLHELYEMDDKFHFKHYVEGVGTKAGEDNSTIDLAVAYSFDERLIEVIDVIETFIKSKSSISLCSTVLLDCFGFSRGAAAARALTNLVNKMRENQDARLADKEVVFRFVGVFDTVASIGGDGDNDHGELYAKDELDDAVRLDLNQASAGAVYHLTAWDERRDKFPLSSLKNKDGSLFANHKEVYLPGVHSDIGGGYAPISIDIEYPLKRIRGIPGNPEHEAKVQQAKLAIEHKYQWPGINVDMVYRFKRLRYGASRSGRDKDFYTTYRPVWRRKIDNTLAHYGLHQMYNEAIQHGVPLKEMARLQSIYPYELSNKVATLVPKALKAGPASQAWQKLYEHYIHISSRYSGFTDKLAHGEETKAKYVTENGQREMFYNNAKALPQVQIWKAFKNGNKSIWRKG, encoded by the coding sequence ATGAAAATAGTTGAAGAAAAACATAATTGGTTGATTGACCAACAAATCGATGAGCTGGAAGTCTTACCACCCCATACCACAACCGCTCATTTACCGTCAGAAATTAGAACGCAACTAAAGCCTCATGCCAGTGATTGGATAGTATTGCAACAAAGACATAATTGGCGCCATGTTAAGCGTGACGAATTTACTCGTGTTTTTATAAAGACCAAAAAGGGCTTACAAAGTGTAAGGTCTGGCAGTGCTGCCGGTTCTAGAGAGCAGCTAATCATCGTTAAACGCAAGTCTTATTTCAAAGCAGAGATTAGAAACAATGCCTTTACAAGCAGTGGTGGGGTTGATCCTAATCAGCCCATTGGCGCAAGCCAATTAGACCCGTTAACACCGGTTGAACAGGTATTGGCCTCGATTAACGTCGATAAATCACCTGAGGTGGCTGAAAAGCGCATATTGGTGTCGCTGGAAGGGGAGTTGGCGGTGAGTTTTGTGATCCTAGGTGCTAATACTCCCACATTGTCCAGAGCTTCTGAAGGGACAACACAAACGCCTTTGATATTCGGCAAGTTGAGTGAAGATGGTCGCTATAGTCTAAAAGCAAAAATCTTGGGTGTGCCGGAGCAGGTGCTTTTTAACAATGTGCCCTATGCAGACCTACTTGATATAGAAAAAGTAAAAGCACTTAAGATTGGCGCTGAGGGTGGAGTGCAGCTGATTAAACACAGAGTGTCAGGTGAGGGTAATGTACACCTATATTTTATTAGCGAGCCACCGAGTATCGGGATCTTCTTTGATGGTACAGGCAACAACAAGTACAACGATATTTTGGACCCATTTGATGATAAAGAGCCGACGAATATCGCTAAGCTCCATGAGTTGTATGAAATGGATGATAAATTTCATTTTAAACATTATGTCGAAGGCGTAGGCACTAAGGCAGGAGAAGATAATAGTACAATTGATTTAGCCGTTGCCTACTCATTTGATGAAAGGTTGATAGAAGTCATAGATGTAATCGAGACGTTCATTAAGAGTAAAAGCTCAATTAGTCTTTGTAGCACGGTATTACTTGATTGCTTTGGCTTTAGTCGAGGCGCTGCGGCAGCAAGAGCACTTACTAATTTAGTCAATAAAATGAGGGAGAACCAGGATGCTAGACTAGCCGATAAAGAAGTGGTATTTCGCTTTGTTGGGGTTTTCGATACCGTCGCGTCTATTGGAGGGGATGGAGATAATGATCATGGTGAGCTGTATGCGAAAGATGAGTTAGACGATGCGGTTAGACTCGATCTTAATCAAGCCAGTGCAGGGGCTGTATATCACTTAACGGCTTGGGATGAGCGGCGTGATAAATTCCCACTAAGCTCATTAAAAAATAAGGATGGTAGTTTGTTTGCTAACCATAAGGAAGTCTACTTGCCAGGTGTTCATTCTGATATTGGAGGCGGGTATGCCCCTATCAGTATTGATATTGAGTATCCTTTAAAGCGCATTCGTGGTATTCCCGGAAATCCAGAGCATGAAGCAAAAGTGCAACAAGCGAAATTAGCAATTGAACATAAATATCAGTGGCCTGGCATTAATGTGGATATGGTCTACCGCTTTAAAAGGCTAAGGTATGGTGCTAGTCGCTCGGGAAGAGATAAGGATTTTTACACCACATACCGGCCTGTTTGGAGACGTAAAATAGATAATACCCTTGCCCATTATGGACTGCACCAAATGTATAACGAGGCGATTCAACATGGCGTTCCGCTAAAAGAAATGGCGCGTCTTCAAAGTATCTACCCTTATGAACTTAGCAACAAGGTCGCAACTTTGGTACCTAAAGCTCTTAAAGCTGGGCCAGCAAGCCAAGCTTGGCAGAAACTATACGAGCATTATATCCATATTAGTTCTAGGTATTCGGGATTTACAGATAAATTGGCTCACGGTGAGGAAACAAAAGCAAAGTACGTGACTGAAAATGGACAAAGGGAAATGTTTTACAATAATGCAAAAGCGCTACCGCAGGTACAAATTTGGAAAGCATTTAAAAATGGAAATAAATCAATTTGGAGAAAAGGATGA
- a CDS encoding S46 family peptidase, producing the protein MRVKAISAAMVLAFSQYVAADEGMWQPHQLPELESILKSKGLEIDAKSISKLTEFPMNAVISLGGCTASFVSPKGLVVTNHHCAYGSIQYNSTTDNNILENGFLAKQPSEDLPAAPGSRVYVTKEVSNVTDKVNAGTDSLTGKARFDAIDSKRKQLVAECEQDESYRCNVYTFHGGLEYYLIKSLEIKDVRLAYTPAMGVGKYGGDIDNWMWPRHTGDFAFYRAYVGKDGKPAEFSKDNVPYNPESFLSVSAKGVQEGDFVMVTGYPGRTNRYRIASEVDYVFNTVYPMVRKHNSKYVALIEENAPEGSQARIAYESTIAGYNNYIKNFGSMIESFKKGSMYSRKQQFERDLSTWINADADRKAKYGAVLNELSELVAQSQAHYERDMMVGYIHRSQMMSTARKLYRLAVEKQKPDAERESGYQERDMPKIKAGLQRMTRRYDETVDKAIMLYFMELYAALPKEARLTEVDKQLQLESGFNKAKHQALLDEMYANSKLADEKARLWMLDLELEQLNQSSDPFIKYAKAIFAVMKQIEDEEKELAGKQQSARPALMEAIIAYNKSQNKPVYADANSTLRVTYGTVGGYSPQDGLVATPFTSLEGLLAKNTDVEPFNAPKKQQQLIREKVYGQYTGGMNTVPVNFLSNVDTTGGNSGSPTLNGKAELVGLLFDGVYESIIGDWDYDKNLNRSIHVDSRYMLWVMDKVDNAQNLLDEMKIVK; encoded by the coding sequence ATGCGTGTTAAAGCTATCTCCGCGGCCATGGTGTTGGCCTTTTCTCAGTACGTTGCTGCCGATGAAGGCATGTGGCAACCACATCAACTACCTGAACTTGAATCTATTTTAAAGTCTAAAGGACTAGAGATTGATGCTAAGTCAATTTCAAAACTCACTGAGTTCCCGATGAATGCGGTGATTAGCTTAGGTGGCTGTACGGCGTCATTTGTCTCTCCTAAAGGTCTGGTTGTGACAAACCATCACTGTGCATACGGCTCTATTCAATACAATTCAACAACAGATAACAATATTCTTGAGAATGGCTTTTTAGCAAAACAGCCAAGTGAAGACTTGCCGGCGGCACCGGGCTCACGCGTTTATGTGACAAAAGAAGTGTCGAACGTAACGGATAAAGTTAATGCTGGGACGGACTCACTGACCGGTAAAGCACGTTTTGATGCCATTGACAGTAAGCGCAAACAGCTTGTTGCCGAGTGTGAGCAAGATGAAAGCTATCGCTGTAATGTTTATACCTTTCATGGTGGATTGGAATATTACCTCATTAAATCGCTAGAGATAAAAGACGTCCGTCTGGCATACACGCCAGCGATGGGCGTGGGCAAATATGGCGGCGATATAGATAACTGGATGTGGCCTCGTCACACTGGCGACTTTGCTTTTTACCGTGCATATGTGGGTAAAGATGGTAAACCCGCTGAGTTTTCTAAAGATAACGTACCCTACAACCCAGAGTCATTCTTGAGTGTGAGTGCAAAAGGCGTGCAAGAGGGCGACTTTGTAATGGTGACGGGTTATCCGGGTCGTACCAACCGTTATCGCATTGCTTCTGAAGTAGATTATGTGTTTAACACGGTTTACCCCATGGTACGTAAACATAACTCAAAGTATGTGGCACTAATTGAAGAAAATGCACCAGAAGGGTCGCAAGCTCGTATCGCCTATGAAAGCACCATTGCAGGTTACAACAACTACATCAAAAACTTTGGCTCTATGATTGAAAGCTTCAAAAAAGGCAGTATGTATAGCCGCAAGCAGCAATTTGAGCGCGATCTTAGCACTTGGATTAATGCCGATGCAGACCGTAAAGCAAAGTATGGTGCTGTACTAAACGAATTGAGCGAGTTGGTTGCTCAATCTCAAGCTCATTATGAGCGTGATATGATGGTTGGCTATATCCACCGTTCGCAAATGATGTCTACTGCGCGTAAGCTTTATCGCTTGGCGGTTGAAAAACAAAAGCCTGATGCTGAGCGTGAGAGTGGTTATCAAGAACGTGATATGCCAAAAATCAAAGCGGGGCTTCAGCGGATGACGCGCCGCTATGATGAAACAGTTGATAAAGCGATTATGCTTTACTTCATGGAGCTTTATGCAGCCTTGCCAAAAGAAGCGCGTTTAACTGAAGTCGATAAGCAGCTTCAACTCGAAAGCGGCTTCAATAAAGCAAAACACCAAGCGCTGCTAGATGAGATGTATGCTAACTCTAAGCTTGCTGATGAAAAAGCCCGTCTTTGGATGTTAGATTTAGAGCTTGAGCAGTTAAATCAAAGCTCTGATCCATTCATTAAATATGCAAAAGCGATTTTTGCAGTGATGAAGCAAATCGAAGATGAAGAAAAAGAATTGGCTGGTAAGCAGCAATCTGCACGTCCAGCTTTGATGGAAGCCATTATTGCTTACAACAAGTCGCAAAATAAGCCAGTTTACGCAGATGCTAACAGCACACTCCGTGTCACTTACGGTACGGTAGGTGGCTACTCACCGCAAGATGGCTTAGTGGCAACGCCATTTACTTCGCTTGAAGGGTTACTGGCTAAAAATACCGATGTTGAACCATTTAACGCGCCGAAAAAGCAACAGCAGTTGATCCGCGAAAAAGTATATGGTCAATATACAGGTGGCATGAATACCGTACCGGTGAATTTCCTTTCTAACGTGGATACCACAGGTGGTAACTCAGGTTCGCCTACCTTAAACGGGAAAGCGGAGTTAGTAGGTTTACTGTTTGACGGTGTATATGAAAGCATTATTGGTGACTGGGATTACGATAAAAACCTAAACCGCTCAATTCATGTTGATTCGCGTTACATGTTATGGGTAATGGACAAGGTTGATAATGCACAAAACCTGTTAGATGAAATGAAGATAGTAAAGTAG
- a CDS encoding DUF885 domain-containing protein, which yields MKKTALCMALAMAMGLTGCSLSPSSVETTPSASQQTVATNAQFADFSQQFINDLWKQYPEASLWAGFGKYDDIITVPTQATRDASVAFSLAQLAKLQQFDLANLSNSQKIDYHLIENRLKRDIWHIETFKSWQWNPSNYNVSYGFATILNSRFKTDDEKLKLVLARLQYVPAYYEAAQNNINNPTLEYTQLAIAQNQGAFSVLNDELLDKLATSLLTAEEKALFKQRFAAAKSAINGYVSYLSNLEKELSENGNARSFRIGEKLYEEKFAFDIQSGYTAKQMYEKAMADKARVTNEMVKIVDQLWPTYFADKPRPKSDIDAIATLIKHLSVKHVKRENFVSEIKAQIPELEKFVMEKDLITLDPEKPLVVRETPEYMRGFAGASISAPGPYDKKENTYYNVSPLDSMSDEQAESYLREYNHWILQILNIHEAVPGHYTQLVYSNESPSLVKSILSNGAMIEGWAVYTERMMLEEGYGNFEPEMWLMYYKWNLRVICNTILDYGIQVKGISKEEGLDLLMNGAFQERAEAEGKWRRATLSQVQLTSYYSGYREIYDFRETQKQKLGKEFDLKTFHEEFLSFGSAPVKYIRQLMAK from the coding sequence ATGAAAAAGACTGCCTTGTGCATGGCGCTAGCCATGGCAATGGGCCTGACTGGCTGCTCACTTTCTCCTTCGTCTGTCGAGACGACGCCTTCAGCTTCACAGCAAACAGTAGCAACAAATGCACAATTCGCTGACTTTTCTCAGCAATTTATCAATGACTTATGGAAACAGTACCCAGAAGCGTCGCTCTGGGCAGGCTTTGGCAAGTACGACGATATTATCACTGTACCAACCCAAGCGACTCGTGATGCAAGTGTTGCCTTCTCTCTGGCGCAACTGGCTAAGTTACAACAGTTCGACCTTGCTAACTTAAGCAATAGTCAAAAAATCGATTATCACTTGATTGAAAATCGCCTAAAACGCGATATCTGGCATATTGAAACCTTCAAAAGCTGGCAGTGGAATCCGTCAAACTACAATGTTTCTTATGGCTTTGCGACGATACTCAATAGCCGCTTTAAAACGGATGACGAAAAGCTCAAGCTCGTTTTAGCACGTCTTCAATATGTGCCAGCGTATTATGAAGCAGCACAAAACAATATTAACAATCCAACGCTCGAATATACTCAGCTTGCGATTGCACAAAACCAAGGCGCATTTAGTGTATTAAACGACGAGTTGCTTGATAAACTCGCGACTTCATTATTAACAGCCGAGGAAAAAGCCCTATTCAAGCAGCGCTTCGCTGCCGCGAAATCTGCCATCAATGGATATGTATCTTACCTTAGCAACCTTGAAAAAGAGTTAAGCGAAAACGGTAATGCGCGCTCATTTAGAATTGGTGAGAAGCTGTACGAAGAAAAATTTGCCTTTGATATTCAGTCTGGCTACACCGCCAAGCAAATGTATGAAAAGGCAATGGCCGACAAAGCCCGTGTTACTAATGAAATGGTTAAGATTGTTGATCAACTCTGGCCAACGTATTTTGCTGACAAGCCACGCCCAAAATCTGACATTGATGCGATTGCCACGCTTATCAAGCACCTTTCAGTCAAACACGTAAAGCGTGAAAACTTTGTGAGCGAAATCAAGGCGCAAATTCCAGAGCTTGAAAAGTTTGTGATGGAAAAGGATCTCATCACGCTAGACCCTGAAAAGCCGCTAGTTGTTCGCGAAACGCCTGAATATATGCGCGGCTTTGCTGGCGCTTCAATCAGTGCTCCGGGCCCATACGACAAAAAGGAGAACACCTATTATAACGTGTCTCCGCTGGACTCAATGAGCGACGAGCAAGCTGAATCGTATCTACGTGAATACAACCATTGGATCCTGCAGATCCTAAATATTCATGAAGCCGTGCCAGGCCATTACACTCAGTTGGTTTACTCTAACGAATCTCCGTCTTTGGTGAAGAGTATCTTAAGCAATGGCGCGATGATTGAAGGATGGGCAGTATACACTGAGCGCATGATGCTAGAAGAAGGCTATGGTAACTTTGAGCCTGAAATGTGGTTAATGTACTACAAGTGGAATCTACGTGTGATCTGTAACACTATCCTAGATTACGGTATCCAAGTAAAAGGAATAAGCAAAGAAGAAGGCTTAGATCTGCTGATGAATGGGGCTTTCCAAGAGCGTGCAGAAGCCGAAGGTAAATGGCGCCGTGCAACCTTGAGCCAAGTACAATTAACCAGCTATTACTCTGGTTATCGCGAAATTTACGACTTTCGTGAAACGCAAAAACAAAAGCTTGGAAAGGAATTTGACTTAAAGACATTCCACGAAGAGTTCTTAAGCTTTGGTAGTGCTCCGGTGAAGTATATCCGCCAGTTAATGGCAAAGTAA
- the soxR gene encoding redox-sensitive transcriptional activator SoxR, translating to MKTEKLLRDEPNLSVGKVAHRADVAVSALHFYENKGLIRSWRNNGNQRRYKKDVLRRIAIIKAGQKMGITLGEIKETLDTLPDSRTPTKADWAKLSTAWQAKLDEKIAYMQRLRDYVDGCIGCGCLSMKSCPIYNPDDIVAKEANGAVWLDEPDKANKAKSCYDSENH from the coding sequence ATGAAAACTGAAAAATTATTAAGAGACGAGCCGAACCTCAGTGTAGGTAAGGTTGCCCATAGAGCTGACGTTGCGGTGTCTGCACTGCATTTCTATGAGAACAAAGGGCTTATTCGCAGTTGGCGTAATAACGGTAATCAACGCCGTTATAAAAAGGATGTGTTGCGTCGAATTGCCATTATTAAAGCTGGCCAAAAAATGGGGATAACCCTAGGGGAGATAAAAGAAACCCTTGATACTCTGCCCGACTCAAGAACACCAACTAAAGCGGACTGGGCCAAACTTTCTACAGCCTGGCAAGCAAAGCTGGACGAAAAAATCGCTTACATGCAACGTTTAAGAGACTATGTCGATGGTTGCATTGGCTGTGGCTGTTTGTCGATGAAATCATGCCCTATCTACAACCCCGATGACATCGTTGCCAAAGAGGCTAACGGTGCGGTGTGGTTGGATGAGCCAGACAAAGCAAATAAAGCAAAATCTTGTTATGATAGCGAAAACCATTAA
- a CDS encoding flavodoxin family protein, with protein sequence MKTVVIYSSSNPNGNTYQSAKALAEEKRAELIYLDRYKIGEYCYKHSHSDDDFVNLFRWVLGFEHIIFASPVYWYAVTPRMKAFIDRITDFMDIEALKPELRALREKQFSILSTSCQEKAPAPFTEMLVGTFEYLGMKLQEQRHVHYPYAD encoded by the coding sequence ATGAAAACAGTCGTTATTTACTCAAGCTCAAACCCCAATGGAAATACCTACCAATCTGCAAAGGCACTAGCAGAAGAAAAAAGAGCTGAGCTCATCTATTTAGACCGTTATAAAATTGGTGAGTATTGCTACAAACACTCTCACAGTGATGATGACTTTGTTAACCTTTTTAGATGGGTACTTGGTTTTGAGCACATCATTTTTGCATCCCCCGTTTATTGGTATGCAGTGACACCCAGAATGAAGGCATTTATCGACAGAATAACCGACTTTATGGACATCGAAGCACTAAAGCCTGAGCTTAGAGCGCTACGTGAAAAGCAGTTTTCGATTTTATCAACCTCATGCCAAGAGAAAGCACCGGCACCATTTACTGAGATGCTGGTGGGAACCTTTGAATATTTGGGTATGAAATTACAAGAGCAGCGTCATGTTCATTACCCTTATGCTGATTAA